The Bryobacteraceae bacterium genome includes a window with the following:
- a CDS encoding Flp pilus assembly protein CpaB: MNRRFIAVLVFALVISAVASTVVYQLIVGRMSTQAKQSTARVVVAARDLAVGTLLKPEDLRVSDWSGEISPQWVLKPEDAVGRGVVATIYKGEPVANNRLAPAGAGAGLAAAIPPGMRAVAVKVNEVVGLAGFVLPGMRVDVIAAAAPPDETRALGTLAKTILQNIEVLSAGQNLEKDAEGKPVNVQVVNLLVTPEQAEILSLAANEARIQLVLRNPLDTEEAKAPGTATALLFRDKPAGLNNLIGSAPARRAAPARAPAQQGRAEEPKMETVVVPVMMEIIHGNKKDEAKVGQRIEQRPKESVK; encoded by the coding sequence ATGAATCGGAGATTCATCGCCGTTCTCGTGTTCGCGCTCGTCATTTCGGCCGTGGCCAGCACGGTGGTCTATCAGCTCATCGTCGGCCGCATGAGCACGCAGGCCAAGCAAAGCACGGCGCGCGTGGTGGTAGCCGCCCGGGATCTGGCCGTGGGCACGCTGTTGAAGCCCGAGGACCTGCGCGTGTCCGACTGGAGCGGCGAGATCTCCCCGCAGTGGGTGCTGAAGCCAGAGGATGCCGTGGGCCGCGGCGTCGTCGCCACCATCTACAAGGGCGAGCCTGTGGCCAATAACCGTCTGGCCCCGGCCGGGGCTGGCGCCGGTCTGGCTGCCGCCATCCCGCCCGGGATGCGCGCCGTGGCCGTCAAGGTGAATGAGGTGGTCGGCCTGGCCGGGTTTGTCCTGCCGGGCATGCGCGTGGACGTGATCGCCGCTGCCGCCCCGCCCGACGAGACCCGCGCGCTGGGCACTCTGGCAAAAACCATTCTCCAGAACATTGAAGTTCTCTCGGCGGGCCAGAACCTCGAAAAAGACGCTGAAGGCAAGCCCGTGAACGTGCAGGTGGTGAACCTGCTGGTGACGCCGGAACAGGCCGAGATTCTCAGCCTGGCCGCCAACGAGGCCAGGATCCAGCTCGTTCTGCGCAACCCTCTGGATACGGAAGAGGCGAAGGCGCCTGGAACAGCGACCGCGCTGCTATTCCGCGACAAGCCCGCCGGGCTGAACAATTTGATCGGCAGTGCTCCGGCGCGCCGCGCCGCGCCCGCCCGCGCGCCCGCCCAGCAGGGGCGGGCGGAAGAGCCGAAGATGGAGACCGTGGTGGTGCCCGTGATGATGGAGATCATCCACGGGAACAAAAAAGACGAAGCCAAAGTCGGACAACGCATTGAGCAACGCCCCAAGGAGTCCGTCAAATGA
- a CDS encoding pilus assembly-related outer membrane protein, protein MKEIVGALHLVPACLLIATATAAAVTDIRARRIPNVLVVSAFLAGFIVNTALGGLDGLLRAAAGAGLAMLVYFPLFLLRGMGAGDVKLMMAVGALAGPRVWFWIFVVSAVTGAAAGLILALSKGRLRATLINTGFLVRQLLSFRNPAMSREGLSIHSAGALRLPHGVAIAFGVWVVTLAALLA, encoded by the coding sequence ATGAAGGAAATCGTCGGCGCCCTCCATCTTGTCCCGGCCTGCCTGCTGATCGCGACGGCCACCGCGGCGGCTGTCACGGACATCCGCGCACGGCGGATTCCGAATGTTCTGGTTGTCAGCGCGTTTCTGGCCGGCTTTATCGTGAACACCGCGCTGGGCGGCCTTGACGGGCTTCTGCGCGCCGCCGCCGGAGCAGGGCTGGCCATGCTCGTGTATTTCCCGCTCTTCCTGTTGCGGGGCATGGGGGCGGGCGACGTCAAGCTGATGATGGCCGTGGGGGCTCTGGCAGGACCGCGGGTCTGGTTCTGGATTTTCGTCGTTTCGGCGGTGACGGGCGCCGCGGCGGGACTGATCCTGGCGCTGTCGAAAGGCCGGCTCCGCGCCACACTGATCAACACGGGCTTCCTCGTGCGTCAGCTGCTGAGCTTCCGCAATCCGGCCATGTCACGCGAAGGGCTCAGCATTCACTCCGCAGGAGCGCTCCGGCTGCCGCACGGGGTGGCTATCGCCTTCGGTGTCTGGGTGGTGACGCTGGCGGCGCTGCTCGCCTGA
- a CDS encoding quercetin 2,3-dioxygenase: MIRLRPSAERGVTQVDWLDSRHTFSFNRYIDPAWTSFQSLRVINEDWIAPGGRFDWHPHRDMEILTWILSGALEHEDSTGARGVLRPGDLQKMSAGTGIFHSEANASKTEPLHLLQIWIYPSQRGLQPHYVEKHFPLEDRRNRLCLLASPGGRDGSLPIHQAAELWTAVLDEGASVEHALAAGRHAWLQVASGEVDLNGTALHAGDGAAVSEEPVLRISARRASEVLVFDLA; encoded by the coding sequence ATGATCCGTCTGCGACCCTCGGCCGAGCGGGGCGTCACGCAAGTGGACTGGCTCGACAGCCGGCATACGTTCTCGTTCAACCGCTACATCGATCCCGCCTGGACCAGCTTCCAGTCATTGCGGGTGATCAATGAGGACTGGATTGCGCCCGGCGGGCGGTTCGACTGGCACCCGCACCGGGACATGGAGATCCTGACGTGGATCCTGTCCGGCGCGCTCGAGCACGAGGACTCCACCGGCGCGCGGGGCGTGCTGCGGCCGGGCGACCTGCAGAAGATGAGCGCCGGCACGGGCATCTTCCACAGCGAGGCGAATGCGTCGAAGACCGAGCCGTTGCACCTGCTCCAGATCTGGATCTATCCGTCGCAGCGCGGGCTGCAGCCGCACTACGTGGAGAAGCATTTCCCCCTGGAAGACCGCCGCAACCGGCTCTGCCTGCTGGCCTCCCCCGGCGGCCGCGATGGCTCCCTGCCCATCCATCAGGCGGCGGAGCTGTGGACCGCAGTGCTCGATGAAGGCGCAAGCGTGGAGCATGCGCTCGCCGCCGGCCGTCATGCGTGGCTGCAGGTGGCTTCAGGCGAAGTGGATCTCAACGGCACGGCTCTGCACGCGGGCGACGGTGCGGCCGTGAGCGAGGAGCCGGTCCTGCGCATCTCCGCAAGGCGCGCCAGCGAAGTGCTGGTGTTCGATCTGGCATAG
- a CDS encoding serine hydrolase, translated as MIFPISRRVFAFLLPLVLAAAPPAPDPARAGMDAAQLGRIGPVLKEFVERGQMSGAVTLVMRRGVLAHFEATGWQDADAKKPMQRDTIFQIMSMTKPVTGAAIMMLAEEGKLRLHDRVEDHLPEFRGQMMIASEENGVRTLRRPSRPITIRDLMTHTSGLGPAAPGIGDIMVRMDRTLAEACLIYSQQPLLFEPGTRWSYSNTGIAVLGRIVEVLSGMSFEKFLESRIFQPLGMTDTHVFLPVEKRPRLAPVFTVKDGKLVKAGADILGGDPLKYREGAKYSGPEHSLYSTAWDLAQFYQMMLNGGMHGGKRLLSAASVRMMTQLQTGDLQAGHNPGTGFGLTWEVTKDPAGTLTGQSIGTYGHGGAFGTYGWVDPQQQIIGVFLMQLTGRPQPMRDAFVTLANTAVREPAQ; from the coding sequence ATGATCTTCCCCATCTCCCGCCGGGTCTTCGCATTCCTCCTGCCGCTCGTTCTCGCGGCGGCGCCGCCCGCCCCCGATCCGGCGCGCGCCGGCATGGACGCCGCGCAGCTCGGGCGCATCGGCCCCGTGCTGAAGGAGTTTGTGGAGCGCGGACAGATGAGCGGCGCAGTGACGCTGGTGATGCGGCGCGGCGTGCTGGCGCACTTCGAGGCCACAGGCTGGCAGGACGCCGACGCGAAGAAGCCGATGCAGCGGGACACGATCTTCCAGATCATGTCGATGACCAAGCCGGTCACCGGCGCGGCCATCATGATGCTCGCCGAGGAAGGCAAGCTGCGGCTGCATGACCGCGTGGAAGATCACCTGCCGGAGTTCCGCGGCCAGATGATGATCGCGAGCGAGGAGAACGGCGTTCGCACGCTGCGCAGGCCCTCGCGCCCGATCACGATCCGGGATCTGATGACGCACACTTCGGGGCTGGGTCCGGCGGCGCCGGGCATCGGCGACATCATGGTGCGCATGGACCGCACGCTGGCCGAGGCGTGCCTGATCTACTCGCAGCAGCCGCTGCTGTTCGAGCCGGGGACGCGCTGGAGCTACTCGAACACGGGCATCGCCGTGCTGGGCCGCATCGTGGAAGTGCTGTCCGGAATGAGCTTTGAGAAGTTTCTGGAGTCGCGGATTTTCCAGCCGCTGGGAATGACGGACACGCACGTCTTTCTGCCGGTGGAGAAGCGCCCGCGGCTTGCGCCCGTGTTTACGGTGAAAGACGGGAAACTCGTGAAGGCGGGCGCCGACATCCTGGGGGGAGATCCGCTGAAATACCGCGAGGGCGCGAAGTACTCCGGCCCCGAGCACTCGCTGTACTCGACCGCCTGGGACCTGGCGCAGTTCTACCAGATGATGCTGAACGGCGGCATGCACGGCGGCAAACGGCTGCTTTCCGCAGCCAGCGTGCGCATGATGACGCAATTGCAGACGGGCGATCTGCAGGCTGGGCACAATCCGGGCACGGGCTTCGGCCTCACGTGGGAGGTCACGAAGGATCCGGCAGGCACGCTGACGGGCCAGAGCATCGGAACGTACGGCCATGGCGGCGCCTTCGGCACCTACGGTTGGGTGGACCCGCAGCAGCAGATCATCGGCGTTTTCCTGATGCAGCTGACGGGGCGTCCTCAGCCGATGCGCGACGCTTTCGTCACGCTTGCCAACACCGCCGTCCGGGAGCCGGCCCAATGA
- a CDS encoding SAM-dependent methyltransferase, whose product MDWRIRRWDLYSAHYDRFISFDRHRRRSLDLAELKPGERVLLCGCGTGQDLPLLPAGLDVFAVDASRGMLEKAACRRCASRVHLLRMDAQQLAFPDGCFDCVVLHLIVAIVPDPLACLKEAKRVLKPGGRIVLFDKYHDGLGRPRLVRRVLNPLMRLLATDLNVPLPRLARQAGFRIVHEEHAMMRGLFRIARLEPEAATGA is encoded by the coding sequence ATGGACTGGCGGATCCGGCGCTGGGATCTGTACTCGGCGCACTACGACCGTTTCATTTCTTTCGACCGGCACCGGCGGCGCTCCCTGGATCTGGCGGAGCTGAAACCGGGCGAGCGCGTGCTGCTGTGCGGCTGCGGCACGGGACAGGACCTGCCTCTGCTGCCGGCAGGTCTGGACGTGTTCGCCGTGGATGCCAGCCGGGGGATGCTCGAGAAGGCGGCATGCCGCCGGTGCGCCTCCCGGGTGCATCTGCTGCGGATGGATGCGCAGCAGCTGGCATTCCCGGACGGCTGTTTCGATTGCGTGGTGCTGCACCTGATCGTGGCCATCGTGCCCGACCCGCTGGCGTGCCTGAAGGAAGCGAAGCGGGTGCTGAAGCCGGGCGGGCGCATCGTGCTGTTCGACAAGTATCACGACGGGCTGGGACGGCCGCGCCTCGTGCGGCGGGTTCTGAATCCGCTGATGCGGCTGCTGGCGACGGACCTGAACGTGCCGCTGCCGCGGCTGGCGCGCCAGGCAGGGTTCCGCATCGTTCATGAGGAGCATGCCATGATGCGGGGGCTGTTCCGGATCGCGCGGCTGGAACCTGAGGCGGCTACAGGGGCGTGA
- a CDS encoding uroporphyrinogen decarboxylase, with amino-acid sequence MANRREFLLQFAAFAAQPAKGLTPKERVDRVLAGRTPDRPPFCFWHHFQDEKEPGRRHAALTLDFARRYQLDIAKVMSDYPYPKGAGAQWHELKPVNNPFPEQVKALELIRDGLAGQKHFVETIFNPWNQATKISSKEAVMELMRTRPQALLDALEAIARSEANHARLALEAGASGIFLAVDNAQQGVLTLEEYRKFSEPFDRMVLEAAKDAPLNILHLHGPKVYLDHFWKGWPVQVIHYSAHETGVALAEARKKTSAVLMGGLDHRSVVGAPAEKVQAMLREARAAGPKWICAPGCSVPDDSPREKLLALSRLLRAA; translated from the coding sequence ATGGCGAACAGGCGAGAATTCCTGCTGCAATTTGCGGCATTCGCCGCGCAACCGGCGAAGGGTTTAACGCCTAAAGAACGGGTGGACCGCGTTCTTGCCGGCCGCACGCCGGACCGTCCGCCGTTCTGCTTCTGGCACCATTTCCAGGACGAGAAGGAGCCGGGGCGCCGGCACGCTGCGCTCACGCTGGATTTCGCGCGCCGCTACCAGCTCGACATCGCCAAAGTGATGAGCGACTATCCGTATCCGAAGGGCGCGGGCGCGCAGTGGCATGAGCTGAAGCCGGTGAACAATCCTTTCCCCGAGCAGGTGAAGGCGCTGGAGCTGATCCGCGACGGGCTCGCCGGCCAGAAGCATTTCGTCGAGACGATCTTCAATCCGTGGAATCAGGCCACGAAGATCTCTTCGAAAGAGGCGGTGATGGAGCTGATGCGGACGCGCCCGCAGGCGCTGCTGGACGCGCTGGAGGCGATTGCGCGGTCGGAGGCGAACCACGCGCGGCTCGCTCTGGAGGCGGGCGCATCGGGGATCTTCCTCGCCGTCGACAACGCGCAGCAGGGCGTGCTGACGCTGGAAGAATACCGCAAGTTCAGCGAGCCGTTCGACCGCATGGTGCTGGAAGCGGCGAAAGACGCGCCGCTCAACATCCTGCATCTGCACGGGCCGAAGGTGTATCTCGATCATTTCTGGAAGGGCTGGCCGGTGCAGGTGATCCACTATTCGGCGCACGAGACGGGCGTGGCGCTGGCCGAGGCGCGGAAGAAGACCTCCGCCGTGTTGATGGGCGGGCTGGACCACCGCAGCGTGGTGGGCGCTCCGGCAGAGAAGGTGCAGGCCATGCTGCGCGAAGCGCGCGCGGCGGGGCCGAAGTGGATCTGCGCGCCGGGCTGCTCGGTGCCCGATGATTCGCCGCGAGAGAAGCTGCTGGCGCTGAGCCGCCTGCTGCGCGCTGCGTGA
- a CDS encoding FAD-binding protein, producing the protein MPDWKQELIRIVGERGYLDRPEDLRLYEYDGGVDKGRPDIVVFPRSAQDVSAIVKVSRRHGIPIVGRGAGTGLSGGAIARSGGILISFARMNRILEIDPLNERAVVEPGVVNLDISAAAAPFGYFFAPDPSSQRACTIGGNVAENAGGPHTLAYGVTANHVLGLEVVLPDGEILRTGAFWPDSAGYDLTGLITGSEGALCLVTKVIVRLMRKPEAVETFLAIYGTVDDCATTVSEITARAITPAAVEMLDGSMLQMVEEAVHAGYPLDAAGVLLIELEGVREAVAYQAEQVKQACAACRAQEIRQARNEQERQLLWKGRKNAFGAIGRVSPFYYVHDGVVPRTKIAPTLRYIEDVSRRSGLAIGNIFHAGDGNMHPIILFDARRPGDIERAQKAGFDILEYCVDAGGSITGEHGIGMEKIHLMDRQFSEESLEMMRRIKMTFDPGRLFNPGKLLPERQPCAELRQPPVTPGSSLPC; encoded by the coding sequence ATGCCCGACTGGAAACAGGAGCTGATCCGCATCGTTGGCGAGCGGGGCTATCTGGACCGGCCGGAGGATCTGCGCCTGTACGAATACGACGGGGGCGTGGACAAGGGGCGGCCGGACATCGTCGTGTTTCCACGCTCGGCGCAGGACGTGAGCGCCATCGTGAAGGTGTCGCGCCGGCACGGGATTCCGATTGTGGGCCGCGGCGCCGGCACCGGGCTGAGCGGCGGGGCGATTGCGCGCAGCGGGGGCATCCTGATCTCGTTCGCCCGGATGAACCGGATTCTGGAGATCGACCCGCTGAATGAGCGGGCGGTGGTGGAGCCGGGCGTCGTCAATCTGGACATCAGCGCCGCCGCGGCGCCCTTCGGGTACTTCTTCGCCCCGGATCCTTCGAGCCAGAGGGCGTGCACGATCGGCGGCAACGTGGCTGAGAACGCCGGCGGACCGCACACGCTGGCCTACGGGGTGACGGCGAACCATGTTCTGGGGCTCGAGGTGGTGCTGCCGGACGGCGAAATTCTGCGGACCGGCGCGTTCTGGCCGGACTCGGCGGGCTACGACCTGACGGGGCTGATCACGGGCAGCGAAGGGGCGCTGTGCCTGGTGACGAAGGTGATCGTGCGGCTGATGCGGAAGCCGGAGGCGGTGGAGACGTTTCTGGCCATCTACGGCACGGTGGACGACTGCGCCACGACGGTGAGCGAGATCACGGCGCGCGCCATCACGCCGGCGGCGGTGGAGATGCTGGACGGCTCGATGCTGCAGATGGTGGAAGAGGCAGTGCATGCCGGGTATCCGCTGGATGCGGCGGGCGTGCTGCTGATCGAACTGGAAGGCGTGCGCGAGGCGGTCGCTTATCAGGCGGAACAGGTGAAGCAGGCGTGCGCGGCGTGCCGCGCGCAGGAGATCCGGCAGGCGCGCAACGAGCAGGAACGGCAGCTTCTCTGGAAGGGCAGGAAGAACGCCTTCGGGGCGATCGGGCGCGTGAGCCCCTTCTACTACGTGCACGACGGCGTGGTGCCGCGGACGAAGATCGCGCCCACGCTGCGCTACATCGAAGACGTCAGCCGGCGGAGCGGGCTGGCGATCGGCAACATCTTCCACGCGGGCGACGGGAACATGCACCCCATCATCCTGTTCGACGCGCGGCGGCCGGGGGACATTGAAAGAGCGCAAAAAGCGGGCTTCGATATTCTCGAGTACTGCGTGGATGCCGGCGGATCGATCACGGGCGAGCACGGGATCGGAATGGAGAAAATCCATCTGATGGACCGGCAGTTTTCGGAAGAATCGCTGGAGATGATGCGCCGGATCAAGATGACATTCGATCCGGGGCGGCTGTTCAATCCCGGCAAGCTCCTGCCGGAACGGCAACCGTGCGCCGAACTGCGGCAGCCGCCCGTCACGCCCGGCAGCAGCCTGCCCTGCTGA
- the resA gene encoding thioredoxin — translation MTKPRLLVSIQTAAALILIALCFIVADALREKVVGVGDRAPSFTVVTDDGRQVSTKDFGGKVLVLNFWATWCPPCIDELPSLEAMAKQLSPKGVVVLGVSVDRNAAAYERFRRQTKISFLTARDPEARISASYGTFKYPETYVIDSRGRVRQKHIGPRNWMDPEILQSIEALL, via the coding sequence ATGACGAAACCCAGGCTGCTCGTGTCCATTCAGACGGCTGCGGCGCTGATCCTGATCGCGCTGTGCTTTATCGTGGCGGATGCGCTGCGCGAGAAGGTGGTGGGAGTGGGCGACCGCGCGCCGTCGTTCACGGTCGTCACCGACGACGGGCGGCAGGTGTCGACGAAGGACTTTGGCGGGAAGGTGCTGGTGCTGAACTTCTGGGCGACGTGGTGCCCGCCCTGCATTGACGAGCTGCCGTCGCTGGAGGCGATGGCGAAGCAGCTCTCGCCGAAGGGCGTGGTGGTGCTGGGCGTCAGCGTGGACCGCAACGCGGCGGCGTACGAGCGGTTCCGCAGGCAGACGAAGATCAGCTTCCTGACGGCGCGCGACCCGGAGGCGCGCATCAGCGCGAGTTACGGGACGTTCAAGTACCCGGAGACGTACGTCATCGACAGCCGCGGGCGGGTGCGGCAGAAGCACATCGGTCCGCGCAACTGGATGGATCCGGAGATCCTTCAAAGCATCGAAGCCCTGCTGTAG
- a CDS encoding 6-carboxy-5,6,7,8-tetrahydropterin synthase: MLLTRRIEFSASHVCRRPDWSEAENRALYGDEANPRGHGHNYVLELTLEGEPDPVTGMVVDLKEVKAVLEQEVVGPMDHRHLNTEVPPFDRVVPTTENLAVEIWRRLEPRFREGAARLHAVRLYETGDLYVEYAGR; this comes from the coding sequence ATGCTGCTGACACGCCGAATCGAGTTCTCCGCCTCCCACGTCTGCCGCCGTCCGGACTGGTCGGAGGCCGAAAACCGCGCCCTCTATGGCGACGAGGCCAACCCGCGCGGCCACGGCCACAACTACGTCCTCGAACTTACCCTCGAGGGCGAGCCCGACCCCGTCACCGGCATGGTCGTGGATCTCAAGGAAGTGAAGGCCGTTCTCGAGCAGGAAGTCGTCGGCCCCATGGATCACCGCCACCTCAACACCGAGGTGCCGCCCTTCGACCGGGTCGTGCCCACAACCGAAAATCTGGCGGTCGAGATCTGGCGGCGGCTCGAACCGCGCTTCCGCGAGGGCGCCGCGCGCCTCCACGCCGTGCGGCTCTACGAAACCGGGGATCTGTATGTCGAATATGCCGGGCGCTGA
- a CDS encoding hypothetical protein (possible pseudo, internal stop codon, frameshifted), with product MSNMPGADSLQPQVRLGRRYRFSASHRLHTDLLSAERNREVFGKCNNPYGHGHDYVMEIVLAGAVDPAAGRLVPLDMLDHFIRRVWLDQVDHRNLNLDLAEFAALVPTTENLALVAARRLAEAWPHWFGSHRAKLEKVRIWETPNNIFEVFVPSPDTQEFKRNEIVIQSRRQGS from the coding sequence ATGTCGAATATGCCGGGCGCTGATTCCCTGCAGCCCCAGGTCCGCCTCGGGCGCCGCTACCGCTTCTCGGCCTCGCACCGGCTGCACACGGATCTGCTGTCCGCCGAGCGGAACCGGGAAGTGTTCGGCAAGTGCAACAACCCGTACGGCCACGGCCATGACTACGTCATGGAGATCGTCCTTGCAGGCGCCGTGGACCCTGCGGCTGGACGGCTGGTTCCTCTCGACATGCTCGACCACTTCATCCGCCGCGTCTGGCTCGACCAGGTGGACCACCGCAATCTGAACCTGGACCTTGCGGAGTTCGCCGCTCTGGTTCCGACCACCGAGAATCTCGCCCTGGTGGCTGCCCGGCGGCTCGCAGAAGCCTGGCCGCACTGGTTCGGCAGCCACCGCGCGAAGCTCGAAAAGGTCAGAATCTGGGAGACCCCCAACAACATCTTTGAAGTGTTCGTGCCATCTCCGGACACGCAGGAATTCAAGCGAAATGAAATCGTCATCCAAAGCCGTCGTCAAGGTTCTTGA
- the folE gene encoding GTP cyclohydrolase 1, translating into MKSSSKAVVKVLEHRREEGAIAAHMKEILRALGEDPSREGLLSTPMRSEKALRFLTSGYTADIHKIVNGAIFNERCDEMVVVKDIEFFSLCEHHLLPFYGKAHVAYIPKNKIIGLSKIPRLVDVFARRLQVQERMTQQIAACIQEVLDPQGVAVITEARHFCMMMRGVEKQHSSTTSSAMLGEFRRRKETRDEFLSHVRHQGLAGW; encoded by the coding sequence ATGAAATCGTCATCCAAAGCCGTCGTCAAGGTTCTTGAACACCGCCGCGAAGAAGGCGCCATCGCCGCGCACATGAAGGAAATTCTGCGCGCGCTCGGCGAAGATCCTTCCCGCGAAGGGCTGCTCTCCACGCCCATGCGCTCGGAAAAGGCCCTGCGCTTTCTCACCAGCGGCTACACGGCGGACATTCACAAGATCGTCAACGGCGCCATCTTCAACGAGCGTTGCGACGAGATGGTCGTCGTGAAAGACATCGAGTTCTTCTCTCTCTGCGAGCACCACCTGCTGCCCTTCTATGGCAAGGCGCACGTCGCCTATATTCCGAAGAACAAGATCATCGGTCTGAGCAAAATCCCGCGCCTGGTGGACGTCTTCGCACGCCGGCTTCAGGTGCAGGAGCGCATGACGCAGCAGATCGCCGCCTGCATCCAGGAAGTGCTGGACCCGCAGGGCGTGGCCGTCATCACGGAAGCCCGCCACTTCTGCATGATGATGCGCGGCGTCGAGAAACAGCACAGCTCCACCACGTCCTCGGCCATGCTCGGCGAGTTCCGCCGCCGCAAGGAAACCCGCGACGAGTTCCTCTCTCACGTCCGCCATCAGGGTCTGGCAGGCTGGTAA
- a CDS encoding thioredoxin family protein, producing MTTIATFAAALLMLGAPGKVESIKATDLDGKPVEIQTAGKITAVIFISTQCPISNDYNERMKALYNEFNPRGVQFVFLNSNSTESSAEAAEHARKHGFPFRVLKDPNNVEADRFAAEFTPHVYVIGRNSEIIYRGAIDDSRPADKVTKTYLKDVLNAAIEGKPLPVTETKAFGCTIKRVKKST from the coding sequence ATGACGACGATCGCCACTTTCGCAGCCGCTCTGCTGATGCTGGGCGCGCCAGGCAAGGTTGAGTCCATCAAGGCTACCGACCTCGATGGCAAGCCGGTGGAAATCCAGACCGCGGGCAAGATCACCGCGGTGATCTTCATCTCCACGCAGTGCCCCATCTCGAACGATTACAACGAGCGGATGAAGGCCCTGTATAACGAGTTCAATCCGCGCGGCGTGCAGTTCGTCTTCCTGAACTCGAACTCCACCGAGTCCTCCGCGGAAGCCGCCGAGCACGCCCGCAAGCACGGCTTCCCCTTCCGCGTCTTGAAAGACCCGAACAATGTCGAGGCGGACCGCTTCGCCGCCGAGTTCACGCCGCACGTCTACGTCATTGGCAGGAACTCGGAAATCATCTACCGCGGCGCCATCGATGATTCCCGCCCCGCAGACAAGGTCACCAAGACCTATCTCAAGGACGTCCTGAACGCCGCCATCGAAGGCAAGCCGCTCCCCGTCACTGAAACCAAGGCCTTCGGCTGCACCATCAAGCGGGTGAAGAAGAGCACGTGA
- the lysA gene encoding diaminopimelate decarboxylase, producing MQAAFEYRDGVLFCEGVDLTEVAGRAGTPCYVYSAGALRRAYGVFEEGLAGAPHLVCFAVKANGNLAVLRLLAEAGAGFDIVSGGELFRVLKAGADPAKVVFSGVGKTREEIEAALEAGIHSFNCESEAELLLLSSLAQRTGRTARAAIRVNPDVDAATHPYISTGLKRHKFGIDIAEAEELYARAAALPGLALEGASCHIGSQLLDVAPLIEAAERMAALVERLRARGIAVRFLDLGGGLGVPYRKEDSWPDVARYLAAVRGIAERLGVELLLEPGRFIAGPAGALLARVLYRKSGGGKEFLIVDASMTELIRPALYEAHHEMLPLRQTGRGTFVADIVGPVCESSDFLAEEREIENLLPGDFLAVMTAGAYGFVMASNYNARPRPCEVLVDGDTWRVVRQRERLEDLVRGEEA from the coding sequence ATGCAAGCGGCTTTTGAGTACAGGGACGGAGTGCTGTTCTGCGAGGGCGTGGATCTGACGGAAGTGGCCGGGCGCGCGGGCACGCCATGCTACGTCTATTCGGCTGGGGCGCTGCGCCGCGCTTATGGCGTCTTCGAAGAGGGGCTGGCTGGCGCGCCGCACCTGGTCTGCTTCGCCGTCAAGGCCAACGGGAATCTCGCGGTGCTGCGGCTGCTGGCGGAGGCGGGCGCGGGGTTCGACATCGTGAGCGGCGGCGAGCTGTTCCGCGTGCTGAAGGCAGGGGCGGACCCGGCGAAGGTGGTGTTTTCCGGCGTCGGCAAGACGCGCGAGGAGATCGAGGCGGCGCTGGAGGCGGGCATCCACTCGTTCAACTGCGAGAGCGAAGCGGAGCTGCTGCTGCTGAGCTCGCTGGCGCAGCGGACGGGCAGGACGGCGCGCGCCGCGATCCGCGTGAACCCGGACGTGGACGCGGCCACGCACCCGTACATTTCGACCGGGCTGAAGCGGCACAAGTTCGGCATCGACATCGCGGAGGCGGAGGAGCTGTACGCGCGCGCAGCGGCGCTGCCTGGACTCGCGCTGGAAGGGGCAAGCTGCCACATCGGCTCGCAACTGCTGGATGTGGCGCCGCTGATCGAGGCGGCGGAACGCATGGCGGCGCTGGTGGAGCGGCTACGGGCGCGCGGGATCGCGGTGCGGTTTCTCGATCTGGGCGGCGGGCTGGGAGTGCCTTACCGGAAGGAAGATTCCTGGCCGGACGTCGCTCGCTATCTGGCGGCCGTGCGCGGCATCGCGGAGCGGCTCGGGGTGGAGCTTCTGCTGGAGCCGGGCCGGTTCATTGCAGGACCGGCGGGCGCGCTGCTGGCGCGGGTGCTGTACCGGAAGAGCGGGGGCGGCAAGGAGTTTCTGATCGTCGACGCGTCGATGACGGAGCTGATCCGGCCAGCGCTGTATGAGGCGCATCATGAGATGCTGCCGCTGCGGCAGACGGGGCGGGGAACCTTTGTGGCGGATATTGTCGGTCCCGTGTGCGAGAGCAGCGATTTCCTGGCCGAAGAGCGGGAGATCGAGAACCTGCTGCCGGGCGACTTTCTGGCCGTGATGACGGCGGGCGCGTACGGCTTTGTGATGGCGTCGAACTACAACGCGCGGCCGCGCCCGTGCGAAGTGCTCGTGGATGGGGACACGTGGCGGGTGGTGCGGCAGCGGGAGCGGCTGGAAGATCTGGTGCGCGGGGAGGAAGCGTGA